In Botrytis cinerea B05.10 chromosome 6, complete sequence, the following proteins share a genomic window:
- the Bcirc21 gene encoding Bcirc21, whose product MVLLGLGLLIASVSFLYYKHAPAGWWTFLQRLNVQPGNNIQDGDSNRNGDGDGDGDEKGKAKGGKKDSTPSITVAEERPKEKEHRAEKSSTSPSSLSTPQPNAPTLQISSPSQPISPPPSKAALDRAAMPPPPALFKKPTPTPKPQTRPTPQSPTTPRAHASQPSQGPAIPIFSLDATNSSSLSSDAELDCELDSEPEIPSFPAANSAQRASNTGPRVPPRLNPLPAFNPISASPSSSSTTSLSAPSRGPLPNRSPLPNRNPSSLAAPSLAPPPTHKSIPSKPRKKVLLTPNHSPLDWARLTSSPTANLRNLPPSTPLLRVPPSLLKQFTGRKGKDAWTVLGGKVYNITPYLPYHPGGEPELLKCAGRDGTRLFGEVHPWVNWEGMLEACLVGISVGEEEFEGVGGLEDMD is encoded by the coding sequence ATGGTCCTTCTGGGACTCGGTCTCCTGATCGCCTCcgtttcttttctatattataaacatGCGCCTGCGGGATGGTGGACTTTTCTGCAGCGATTAAATGTGCAACCGGGGAACAATATTCAAGATGGAGATAGCAATCGCAATGGCGATGGAGACGGAGACGGAGACGAGAAAGGGAAAGcgaaaggaggaaagaaagattcaACGCCGAGCATTACAGTAGCAGAAGAACGCCCCAAAGAAAAGGAACACAGAGCAGAGAAATCTTCAACCTCACCATCCTCACTATCAACCCCCCAACCCAACGCGCCCACCCTCCaaatctcctctccatctcaaccCATCTCACCACCCCCCAGCAAAGCAGCCCTCGACCGCGCCGCAATGCCCCCTCCACCCGCCCTCTTCAAAAAGCCCACTCCCACGCCCAAACCTCAGACCAGACCAACCCCCCAATCCCCAACCACTCCGCGCGCGCACGCTTCTCAACCCTCTCAAGGCCCCGCGATCCCCATCTTTTCCCTCGACGCTACGAactcttcatctctatcCTCCGACGCAGAACTCGACTGCGAATTGGATTCCGAGCCGGAAATCCCCTCGTTCCCTGCTGCGAATTCCGCACAGCGCGCTTCGAATACCGGGCCGCGAGTACCTCCACGATTAAATCCTCTCCCGGCCTTCAACCCTATATCCGCATCTCCATCCTCGTCCTCAACCACATCTCTCTCCGCGCCCTCTCGCGGCCCCCTCCCCAACCGCTCACCCCTCCCAAACCGCAACCCCTCTTCCCTCGCCGCGCCCTCCCTCGCTCCCCCACCAACCCACAAAAGCATCCCCTCCAAACCGCGCAAAAAGGTCCTCCTAACCCCCAACCACTCCCCCCTCGACTGGGCACGTCTCACCTCCTCACCCACCGCCAACCTACGGAATCTCCCTCCCTCGACTCCTCTCCTGCGCGttcctccttctctcctcaaaCAATTCACcggaaggaaagggaaagatgCCTGGACGGTGCTCGGAGGCAAGGTGTATAATATTACGCCCTATCTCCCGTATCATCCGGGAGGCGAACCAGAGTTACTAAAGTGTGCGGGAAGAGATGGGACGAGATTGTTTGGGGAGGTGCATCCGTGGGTTAATTGGGAGGGGATGTTAGAGGCGTGTTTGGTGGGGATTAGTGTTGGAGAGGAGGAGTTTGAGGGAGTGGGAGGGTTGGAGGATATGGATTAG